The following proteins come from a genomic window of Geomonas sp. RF6:
- a CDS encoding flavodoxin family protein, producing the protein MKIIAINGSPRGMEGNTGRLLEEVIAGAREAGAEIEVVNLAQEKIRPCLACDNCHRTGTCLLKDSFEEVKEKLLACDGFILASPNYIFSVTAQMKAFMDRCCGMIHCMSLEGKYAALVESSGSGEDEEVLDAMERFVNMLGALSVGGVGSPAAGARTFPDEENLFARARELGRELCASVREKKGSPEQQAFLHAFRERMQRLVSYMGEEWPYERAQWGKK; encoded by the coding sequence ATGAAGATCATCGCCATAAACGGAAGCCCCCGCGGGATGGAGGGGAACACCGGAAGGCTCCTCGAGGAGGTCATCGCAGGCGCACGGGAGGCGGGTGCCGAAATCGAGGTCGTCAACCTCGCGCAGGAAAAGATCAGGCCGTGCCTTGCGTGCGACAACTGCCACAGGACCGGGACCTGCCTTCTGAAGGACAGCTTCGAGGAGGTGAAGGAGAAGCTCCTCGCCTGCGACGGCTTCATACTCGCGAGCCCCAACTACATCTTCAGTGTCACCGCGCAGATGAAGGCGTTCATGGACCGGTGCTGCGGCATGATCCACTGCATGTCGCTGGAAGGGAAGTACGCGGCGCTGGTGGAATCGTCCGGCTCCGGTGAAGATGAAGAAGTCCTCGACGCCATGGAACGCTTCGTCAATATGCTCGGCGCCCTCTCCGTCGGCGGGGTCGGCTCGCCAGCCGCAGGCGCGCGGACCTTTCCGGATGAAGAGAACCTCTTTGCGCGGGCGCGCGAGCTTGGGCGGGAACTGTGCGCGAGCGTGCGGGAAAAGAAAGGGTCCCCGGAGCAGCAGGCATTCCTGCACGCCTTCCGCGAGAGGATGCAGCGTCTCGTCTCCTACATGGGGGAGGAGTGGCCGTATGAGCGGGCGCAGTGGGGGAAGAAGTAG
- the nadD gene encoding nicotinate-nucleotide adenylyltransferase has translation MRVGILGGTFNPIHMAHLRIAEESRDRLGLDRIMFIPAATPPHKPQIGELSYADRFEMVRLAIQDNPHFTASAMEQERGGRSYSIDTLRQLRQDFPDDEFFFIIGGDSFAEIATWYRYSEIFACCNIVAVQRPGSTFESLATGLPTAIADQFTHVDTPDTLTHASGFRLLAVDGVLLDISSSQIRSLVKSGRSIRYLVPEAVERYIQEQRLYIDVR, from the coding sequence ATGAGAGTCGGCATCCTCGGCGGGACGTTCAACCCGATCCACATGGCGCACCTGAGGATCGCCGAGGAGTCGCGCGACCGCCTCGGCCTGGACCGGATCATGTTCATCCCGGCCGCGACACCGCCGCACAAGCCGCAGATCGGGGAGCTCTCCTACGCGGACCGCTTCGAGATGGTGCGGCTGGCGATCCAGGACAACCCGCACTTCACCGCCTCGGCCATGGAGCAGGAAAGGGGGGGGCGCTCCTACAGCATCGATACGCTGCGGCAGCTGCGCCAGGACTTCCCGGACGACGAATTCTTCTTCATCATCGGTGGCGACTCCTTTGCGGAGATCGCCACCTGGTACAGGTACAGCGAAATCTTTGCCTGCTGCAACATCGTGGCGGTGCAGCGCCCCGGCTCCACTTTCGAGAGCCTTGCCACGGGGTTGCCGACGGCGATAGCGGATCAGTTCACCCACGTCGACACCCCCGACACACTCACTCACGCCTCCGGCTTCCGCCTCCTGGCGGTCGACGGGGTGCTTTTGGACATCTCGTCCAGTCAAATCAGATCGCTTGTCAAAAGCGGCCGCTCGATCAGGTATCTCGTGCCTGAGGCAGTCGAGCGCTACATACAGGAACAGAGGTTATACATCGATGTCAGATAA
- a CDS encoding 23S rRNA (pseudouridine(1915)-N(3))-methyltransferase RlmH produces the protein MKLKVLWVGKTQEAWVRAGIEEYAGRIRRYMPLELLEARDEKGAAAPAMRERECERLSKLIPKGGKLVLLDERGDSLSSPDLASFLERSREQGIGDLVFAIGGAYGFTDSFRSQAYKTVSLSKMTLTHQMARVFLLEQLYRGFTIMNGEPYHH, from the coding sequence GTGAAGCTGAAGGTCCTGTGGGTCGGAAAGACCCAGGAAGCATGGGTCAGGGCAGGTATCGAGGAGTACGCCGGGAGGATCCGGCGCTACATGCCTCTCGAGCTCCTCGAGGCACGGGATGAGAAGGGGGCGGCGGCGCCCGCCATGCGGGAGCGGGAGTGCGAGAGGCTCTCAAAGCTGATCCCCAAGGGGGGAAAGCTGGTGCTCCTGGACGAGCGGGGCGATTCCCTCTCCTCACCCGACCTCGCCTCCTTCCTGGAGAGGAGCAGGGAGCAGGGGATCGGCGACCTCGTCTTCGCCATCGGCGGCGCCTACGGCTTCACCGATTCCTTTCGCAGCCAGGCGTACAAGACGGTATCCCTCTCGAAGATGACCCTGACGCACCAGATGGCGCGGGTCTTTTTGCTGGAGCAGCTCTACCGCGGGTTCACCATCATGAACGGCGAACCGTACCACCACTGA
- the rsfS gene encoding ribosome silencing factor, translating to MSDKEIMAARERALKCAYFALDKKALNVKILQIEKISSIADYLVFASGRSDKQVQAIADSVKMGLKPIDRPIDMEGFDEGRWVVIDYGDIIVHVFQEEVRAIYNLDELWQRAPRVEVPEEYLWEKE from the coding sequence ATGTCAGATAAGGAAATCATGGCGGCAAGAGAGCGCGCCCTGAAATGTGCCTACTTCGCACTGGACAAGAAGGCGCTGAACGTAAAAATCCTCCAGATAGAAAAGATCTCCAGCATCGCCGACTATCTCGTCTTTGCCAGCGGCCGCTCCGACAAGCAGGTGCAGGCGATCGCAGACAGCGTGAAGATGGGGCTGAAGCCTATCGACCGCCCCATCGACATGGAGGGCTTCGACGAAGGGCGCTGGGTGGTGATCGATTACGGCGACATCATCGTCCACGTTTTCCAGGAGGAGGTGCGCGCCATCTACAATCTCGACGAGCTGTGGCAGCGTGCCCCGCGGGTCGAGGTCCCGGAAGAGTACCTCTGGGAGAAAGAGTAA
- the gpmI gene encoding 2,3-bisphosphoglycerate-independent phosphoglycerate mutase, with translation MPKKPLLLMILDGWGINPSEEHNAVAKAATPNMTRLCADYPYTQIEGSGLSVGLPRGQMGNSEVGHMNIGAGRVVYQDLTRISKSIEDGDFFENPVLLECMEKVKKGSGRLHLSGLLSDGGVHSHETHLYALIELAKRQGVRDIFVHCLMDGRDTPPQSGAEYLNRLEEEIKRIGAGTIATVIGRYYAMDRDNRWERVERAYAAIVKGEGNAYASSAEAIAASYQAGATDEFVEPSVILKNGVPVGRLCDGDGFIFFNFRSDRAREITRAFTDPAFTGFDRKPWPQLSSYVCLTSYDETFGLPVAFSSEDLKNILAEVLGNAGLTQLRIAETEKYAHVTFFFNGGNEVPFPGEDRVLVPSPKEVATYDLKPEMSAYLVTDELLKRLDEDKYDVIMLNFANADMVGHTGIMEAAVKAVEAVDSCVGRLVEKVLSLGGTTLITSDHGNAEIMQDEQGGPHTAHTCDIVPFVVVGEAYRNAKLRKDGILADIAPTMLGILGVPQPREMTGKSIIES, from the coding sequence ATGCCCAAGAAACCTCTTCTCTTAATGATCCTGGACGGCTGGGGGATAAACCCGAGCGAGGAGCACAACGCGGTTGCCAAGGCGGCGACTCCGAACATGACGCGGCTTTGTGCCGACTACCCGTACACGCAGATCGAAGGATCCGGCCTCTCCGTCGGGCTCCCGCGCGGGCAGATGGGGAACTCCGAGGTCGGGCACATGAACATCGGCGCGGGGCGCGTGGTGTACCAGGATCTCACCCGGATCAGCAAGTCGATCGAGGACGGCGACTTCTTCGAGAATCCGGTCCTTCTGGAGTGCATGGAGAAGGTGAAAAAAGGGAGCGGGCGGCTGCACCTTTCCGGGCTCTTGTCCGACGGCGGCGTACACTCCCACGAGACGCATCTCTACGCCCTCATCGAGCTCGCCAAGCGTCAGGGGGTGCGCGACATCTTCGTGCACTGCCTCATGGACGGGCGCGACACGCCGCCGCAAAGCGGGGCGGAGTACCTGAACCGGCTCGAGGAGGAGATAAAGCGCATCGGGGCCGGAACGATCGCCACCGTCATCGGCCGCTACTACGCCATGGACCGCGACAACCGGTGGGAAAGGGTGGAACGGGCGTACGCCGCGATCGTGAAGGGAGAAGGGAACGCCTACGCGAGCTCGGCGGAGGCGATCGCCGCGAGCTACCAGGCAGGCGCCACCGACGAGTTCGTGGAGCCGAGCGTGATACTCAAAAACGGCGTGCCGGTGGGGCGCCTGTGCGACGGCGACGGCTTCATCTTCTTCAACTTCCGCTCCGACCGGGCCCGCGAGATCACCCGCGCCTTTACCGATCCCGCTTTCACCGGCTTCGACAGGAAGCCGTGGCCGCAGCTTTCCTCGTACGTCTGCCTGACGAGCTACGACGAGACCTTCGGCCTCCCCGTCGCCTTTTCCTCGGAGGATCTGAAGAACATCCTCGCCGAGGTGCTGGGAAACGCAGGCCTCACCCAGCTGCGCATAGCCGAGACGGAGAAGTACGCCCACGTGACCTTCTTTTTCAACGGCGGAAATGAAGTACCTTTCCCCGGTGAGGATCGTGTCCTCGTCCCTTCCCCGAAGGAAGTGGCGACCTACGACCTGAAGCCGGAGATGAGCGCGTACCTCGTGACCGACGAACTCCTGAAGAGGCTCGACGAGGACAAGTACGACGTCATCATGCTGAACTTTGCCAATGCCGACATGGTGGGGCACACCGGCATCATGGAGGCGGCCGTGAAGGCTGTAGAGGCGGTCGATTCGTGCGTGGGGCGGCTGGTGGAGAAGGTTCTCTCCCTTGGCGGCACCACGCTCATCACCTCCGACCACGGCAACGCGGAGATCATGCAGGACGAGCAGGGTGGTCCCCACACGGCGCATACCTGCGACATAGTCCCCTTTGTGGTGGTGGGAGAGGCGTACAGGAACGCAAAGCTGCGCAAGGATGGTATTCTTGCCGACATCGCACCCACCATGCTCGGCATCCTCGGGGTGCCGCAGCCGCGGGAGATGACCGGAAAGAGCATCATCGAGTCGTAG